The following are from one region of the Oncorhynchus masou masou isolate Uvic2021 chromosome 24, UVic_Omas_1.1, whole genome shotgun sequence genome:
- the LOC135513182 gene encoding leucine-rich repeat-containing protein 19-like: MGSWGHGLCVVLCFWGTVSGSMLQSCTVGPCTVNTGTASFNCSWRKLAHIPTEIWDNATTLDLSQNHLNLTNPQHLRQLQGLDQLVTLNLSGNYLPLLGKDNLCSLPSLHTLDLSGCQLTSIEAGALQGLPRLGELFLGHNRLQVPLSVSTRDIVTISFLDFHGNQELERGSDDLSTGIRRPSHRKLLANDREDSTTTPTNTMTTANGTESPGQSRPSHRWQYLVAVLVTAISLSLLIASLAKCQLVRRYLASYRHTRLTEQDTASQCDPNSLEVGFSMYNHGGQAQSPHPAAVPQGEIEIEDEEDDDGFIEDNYIQASERERAKRALEVEEEEEEDGMDFTIG, from the exons ATGGGGTCCTGGGGTCACGGCCtgtgtgtggttttgtgtttCTGGGGAACAGTTAGCGGGAGCATGCTTCAGAGTTGCACTGTTGGCCCGTGTACTGTCAATACTGGCACG GCATCATTTAACTGCAGTTGGAGGAAACTGGCTCATATTCCAACAGAGATATGGGACAATGCAACCACACTGGACCTCTCCCAGAACCACCTCAACTTAACTAACCCTCAACACCTCAGACAACTACAGGGGTTGGATCAGCTGGTTACCCTCAATCTCTCAGGCAACTACCTCCCTCTGCTGGGGAAAGACAACCTCTGCAGCCTCCCCTCCCTGCATACACTCGACCTCAGTGGCTGCCAATTGACTTCCATAGAGGCTGGAGCTCTGCAGGGTTTACCCAGGTTAGGGGAGCTGTTTTTGGGGCACAACAGACTGCaagtccccctgtctgtctccactcGAGATATAGTAACTATATCCTTCCTGGATTTCCATGGGAACCAAGAGCTTGAGCGTGGCTCTGATGATTTGTCGACAGGAATCAGAAGACCATCTCATAGAAAACTGTTGGCAAATGACCGTGAAGATTCCACCACAACTCCAACGAACACAATGACTACAGCTAATG GCACAGAGTCGCCCGGTCAGAGCCGCCCCTCCCACCGTTGGCAATATTTGGTGGCAGTCCTTGTGACGgcaatctccctctccctcctcatcgccAGCCTGGCCAAATGCCAGCTGGTCCGCCGCTACCTAGCCAGCTATCGCCACACCCGTCTGACCGAGCAGGACACAGCCAGCCAGTGTGACCCCAACAGTCTGGAGGTGGGCTTCTCTATGTACAACCATGGGGGACAGGCACAGAGCCCCCACCCTGCTGCTGTCCCCCagggagagattgagatagaggatgaggaagatgatGATGGCTTCATAGAGGATAACTACATACAAgccagcgagagggagagggctaAGAGGGCACTTgaagtggaggaagaggaggaagaggatgggatGGACTTTACCATTGGCTAG